Proteins from a genomic interval of Lacticaseibacillus pabuli:
- a CDS encoding 6-phospho-beta-glucosidase produces the protein MSTLPKDFLWGGAVAAHQLEGAWQEDGKGISVADVMTVGDNKTEREITDGVKPGLNYPNHEAIDFYHRYHDDVKLFAEMGMKAFRTSIAWTRIFPNGDEDEPNEAGLKFYDDLFDELLAHGIEPVITLSHFEMPYHLVTEYGGWRNRKMIDFFTKFATVVFKRYKDKVKYWMTFNEINNQAGLNKFALWTNSGINPQPGEDAEREMYQASHYEIVASALAVQIGHKINPDFQIGAMFAMGPVYPVTPDPKNVMKAERAMQANYFYADAQCKGRYPAWLKKYWERKQYDLDITLADEDVIKAGTVDYIGFSYYASHAAQAVDGEADDYMTRAKDSEVNNPTLKQSDWGWLIDPVGLRYTLNWLSDRYDLPLFIVENGLGAFDKIEDGKIHDDYRIDYLREHIKQMELAVNVDGVKLMGYTPWGFIDLVSAGTGQMDKRYGMIYVDKNDAGEGTLKRMKKDSFDWYRKVIESNGADLD, from the coding sequence TTGAGTACATTACCAAAGGACTTTCTCTGGGGCGGCGCGGTTGCTGCGCACCAACTCGAAGGCGCGTGGCAGGAAGACGGCAAGGGCATTAGTGTTGCGGACGTCATGACTGTTGGCGATAACAAGACTGAACGCGAAATTACCGATGGCGTTAAACCTGGCTTGAACTATCCAAACCACGAGGCAATTGACTTCTACCACCGTTATCACGATGATGTGAAATTGTTTGCCGAAATGGGCATGAAGGCGTTCCGGACCAGCATTGCTTGGACACGTATTTTCCCAAACGGTGATGAGGACGAGCCAAACGAGGCCGGGCTGAAATTTTACGACGACCTGTTTGACGAGTTGTTGGCACATGGCATTGAGCCCGTCATCACGCTGTCGCACTTTGAAATGCCTTACCACCTCGTGACGGAGTACGGCGGCTGGCGCAACCGGAAAATGATCGATTTCTTCACTAAGTTCGCGACCGTCGTCTTCAAGCGTTACAAGGACAAGGTTAAGTACTGGATGACCTTTAACGAAATTAACAACCAGGCCGGTTTGAATAAATTTGCGCTGTGGACCAACTCCGGGATTAACCCTCAGCCTGGCGAGGACGCTGAACGCGAGATGTACCAGGCCAGTCACTACGAAATCGTGGCGAGCGCCCTGGCCGTTCAGATTGGGCACAAGATTAATCCTGATTTCCAAATCGGTGCGATGTTTGCCATGGGTCCCGTTTACCCCGTTACGCCAGATCCAAAGAACGTGATGAAGGCAGAACGCGCCATGCAGGCTAACTACTTTTACGCTGATGCTCAGTGCAAGGGTCGCTACCCGGCATGGCTGAAGAAGTATTGGGAGCGCAAGCAGTACGACCTAGACATCACCCTCGCCGATGAGGATGTCATCAAGGCCGGCACTGTTGACTACATTGGCTTCTCCTACTACGCGTCCCATGCTGCCCAAGCCGTTGATGGCGAAGCGGACGACTACATGACCCGCGCCAAGGATAGCGAAGTGAACAACCCAACGCTGAAGCAGTCCGACTGGGGCTGGCTGATTGACCCAGTGGGCTTGCGTTACACGCTCAACTGGCTGTCCGACCGCTATGATTTGCCACTGTTCATCGTCGAAAATGGGCTTGGTGCCTTCGACAAGATCGAAGACGGCAAGATTCATGATGATTACCGCATCGACTACTTGCGCGAGCACATCAAGCAGATGGAGTTGGCCGTGAACGTTGATGGCGTTAAGCTGATGGGCTACACCCCATGGGGCTTCATTGACCTTGTCTCTGCTGGGACCGGGCAAATGGACAAACGTTACGGTATGATTTACGTCGACAAGAACGATGCCGGCGAGGGGACACTAAAGCGCATGAAGAAGGATTCGTTCGATTGGTACCGGAAAGTCATCGAATCTAACGGCGCTGACTTGGATTAA
- a CDS encoding sugar O-acetyltransferase, whose product MQHLRDIIASDEHYALDYRAQDPNAHGDAYDLCWQLNQTRPSDEQGRRAILEKLFGDAGDGLFVGANFQCDFGFNIHTTGLSLINSNVTILDTSPVRLGDGVFLAPGVVLACPQHALVMAQRLNGISQSDPITLEDGVWIGANVTVMGGVTIGKGSVIGAGSVVTKDIPAGVIAVGSPAKVLRKITAADRIPDAAITDVQGMPL is encoded by the coding sequence ATGCAACATTTACGCGATATTATTGCCAGTGATGAACACTATGCGCTCGATTACCGGGCACAGGATCCGAACGCACACGGTGATGCGTACGACTTATGCTGGCAGCTAAACCAGACTCGGCCTAGTGATGAACAGGGGCGGCGCGCCATCCTTGAAAAGCTGTTTGGGGATGCCGGGGATGGCTTGTTCGTTGGGGCTAATTTCCAGTGTGACTTTGGCTTCAACATTCACACGACGGGCCTGTCGCTGATCAACAGTAACGTCACCATTTTGGATACGTCACCCGTTCGTCTGGGCGACGGCGTATTCCTTGCGCCAGGTGTCGTGCTGGCCTGCCCGCAGCACGCCCTCGTGATGGCGCAACGGCTGAACGGGATTAGCCAGTCCGACCCCATTACGCTGGAGGATGGGGTCTGGATTGGCGCCAATGTCACCGTGATGGGTGGCGTCACGATTGGCAAAGGAAGTGTCATCGGCGCCGGGAGCGTGGTAACGAAAGATATCCCAGCCGGCGTCATTGCCGTTGGGAGTCCTGCCAAAGTATTGCGTAAGATCACGGCTGCTGACCGGATTCCTGACGCTGCGATTACAGACGTGCAGGGGATGCCACTTTAA
- a CDS encoding uracil-DNA glycosylase family protein, with the protein MTVQTLDAAIQADAQNADYTARGIAPLYAFDSRAKLLIIGQAPGQQAQDKRLYFDDPSGDRLREWLGMDRASFYQPDNVSILPLDFYFPGKGKSGDLPPRKGFADKWLPQFLALMPRQPLTILVGSYAQKYMLGKTAQHTLTATVQHYADYLPQYFPIVHPSPRNNIWLAKNAWFEQSVLPELQRRVRTALDGGQSHG; encoded by the coding sequence ATGACAGTTCAAACACTTGATGCGGCGATTCAAGCCGACGCGCAAAACGCCGACTACACCGCGCGCGGGATTGCGCCGCTGTATGCTTTTGATTCGCGGGCGAAGCTCCTGATTATCGGACAGGCGCCGGGGCAACAGGCACAAGACAAGCGGCTGTACTTTGATGACCCGAGTGGCGATCGCCTGCGCGAGTGGTTGGGGATGGATCGGGCAAGCTTTTACCAGCCGGACAACGTGAGCATTTTACCCCTAGATTTCTATTTTCCAGGCAAGGGGAAGAGCGGCGACCTGCCGCCGCGCAAGGGATTTGCGGATAAGTGGCTGCCACAGTTCTTAGCCTTGATGCCGCGCCAGCCGCTCACCATTTTAGTTGGGAGCTACGCTCAGAAGTACATGCTCGGCAAAACGGCACAGCATACCTTGACGGCGACGGTGCAGCATTACGCGGATTACCTGCCGCAGTATTTTCCGATTGTGCACCCCTCGCCGCGGAACAATATTTGGCTCGCCAAGAACGCTTGGTTTGAGCAGTCGGTGTTGCCAGAATTACAGCGGCGCGTACGCACCGCATTAGACGGAGGACAGAGTCATGGCTGA
- a CDS encoding CAP domain-containing protein: MKKLFWQRLFTTSIASAALLVAGAIGSQSVAADSAKGVGTVNYVKGYGPAFWKKTASGLVPLGKTLKTGTSWKIFGMEQSGSDYLFDMGGGQMANSRYLDLYNENSQQALNATATIHYTAGYSIAVRATPNGAITNKKLRNATSWRVFNRAVVNGHTWYNLGGKQWFDATYANLTKETSRGAKTYTNGPKLQMPASVTLLPPSKGINTATITSDLELLVNNYRKLKGLKPLTRRADLAKFALRRANDESSAVNAHHGDWSQANHILPNGWPVYADPFFLTTPFSNVAENLAGAYANNSAQIADNMFTSWRQSPGHEKNMRGDFTYEGMGVVPVKSMGSTMYLAIQEFLQK, encoded by the coding sequence ATGAAGAAGTTGTTTTGGCAACGGCTCTTTACCACGTCTATCGCCTCGGCAGCGCTCCTAGTCGCCGGTGCAATTGGCAGCCAGTCCGTCGCCGCTGATTCAGCAAAAGGTGTTGGCACTGTCAACTACGTCAAGGGCTACGGCCCAGCATTCTGGAAAAAGACCGCATCCGGCTTGGTTCCTCTGGGCAAGACCCTGAAGACCGGGACCAGCTGGAAGATTTTTGGCATGGAACAATCTGGCAGCGACTACCTCTTCGACATGGGTGGTGGCCAGATGGCGAACAGCCGTTATCTCGACCTCTACAATGAAAACTCCCAGCAAGCACTGAACGCCACGGCAACAATCCACTACACCGCCGGCTACAGCATTGCGGTGCGTGCAACGCCGAACGGGGCCATCACGAACAAGAAGCTCCGCAACGCCACCAGCTGGCGGGTCTTCAACCGCGCCGTCGTCAACGGTCACACGTGGTACAACCTAGGCGGCAAGCAATGGTTTGATGCCACATACGCCAACTTGACCAAGGAAACATCCCGTGGCGCCAAGACGTACACGAACGGGCCAAAGTTGCAGATGCCGGCGTCTGTTACCCTGTTGCCACCATCAAAGGGTATCAACACGGCGACCATCACGAGTGACCTCGAGCTTCTCGTCAACAACTACCGCAAGCTCAAGGGCCTCAAACCGTTAACGCGGCGTGCGGACCTCGCAAAGTTTGCGCTACGGCGTGCCAATGATGAGTCATCAGCGGTTAACGCCCACCATGGGGACTGGTCGCAGGCCAACCACATTTTACCAAATGGCTGGCCAGTCTACGCGGACCCGTTCTTCCTCACAACGCCGTTCAGCAACGTGGCGGAGAACTTGGCAGGTGCCTACGCGAACAACAGCGCGCAAATTGCCGACAACATGTTCACGAGCTGGCGGCAATCCCCTGGCCACGAAAAGAACATGCGTGGCGACTTCACGTATGAGGGTATGGGTGTTGTCCCAGTGAAATCGATGGGTAGCACGATGTACCTGGCAATTCAGGAATTCCTGCAGAAATAG
- the rplI gene encoding 50S ribosomal protein L9 gives MKVIFTEDVRGKGKRGQLKEVPDGYAQNYLIKNNLAKLATPAAISQLKGQERAEEKKAEEQKAVAVALKTKLEDDKTVVQIESKAGEDDRLFGSVPSKQIAQALEKQFGYKVDKRKIDLNEPIRALGYRNVMVQLALGVDAKIRVHVVAK, from the coding sequence ATGAAAGTAATTTTTACCGAAGATGTCCGTGGTAAGGGCAAGCGTGGTCAGTTGAAGGAAGTTCCCGATGGCTACGCACAGAACTACTTGATCAAGAACAATCTCGCAAAGCTCGCAACACCTGCAGCCATTAGTCAACTGAAGGGTCAGGAACGCGCTGAAGAGAAGAAGGCCGAGGAACAAAAGGCCGTCGCCGTTGCACTGAAGACCAAGCTCGAAGACGACAAGACCGTCGTTCAGATTGAATCTAAGGCCGGCGAAGATGACCGGTTGTTCGGTTCCGTTCCTAGCAAGCAGATTGCCCAGGCACTTGAGAAGCAGTTTGGCTACAAGGTCGACAAGCGTAAGATTGATTTGAATGAACCAATTCGTGCGTTGGGTTACCGCAACGTGATGGTCCAGCTGGCACTGGGTGTGGACGCTAAGATTCGCGTGCACGTCGTGGCAAAGTAA
- a CDS encoding DHH family phosphoesterase, with protein sequence MQKIFKKIKLPAFIEDVRVRYVSFAMIALAVVGVVIAALIRPWLAVAMLIVLIGLVFAVFYALATITQNTNKYIANLSYRIKRGEQEALVRMPIGIMMYDKDLTIQWLNPFLSNYFDQDVIGQSLKEVDSDLAQIIKKASASQELTRVHWGDHQFDVTVQSSIGVIYMMDVTPYAKIEEQAEDQKVVIGQIFLDNFDEVTQSLDDQLVSNLNNYVTTELTNWATEFGLFVKRVDDDHFIMIGYAQSLQAIVKDKFRVLDTIREGTSKQNAPLTLSIGIAYGDTDLSQLSLTSQSNLDLALGRGGDQVVVKAKTGEAKFYGGKTNPMEKRTRVRARMISQALQELLKQTDKVYVVGHERPDMDSIGASLGVRRIAQMNGKECYVVLDPTNLHSDVERLMEHVASDPELANQIITPDAAIAGATDKSLLVMVDHSKPSITEARGLYNKLESRVVILDHHRRGEEFPANPMLVYIEPYASSTCELIAEMFEYQPQSGEPLNKLEATAMLAGITVDTKNFALRTGTRTFDAASYLRSMGADAKLISDMLKENVDNYIQKNHLIDGVEMLGDNMALCTGEEEKAYDPVIAAQAADTLLSLSGIDASFVITRRKDGRIGISARSLGDVNVQVIMERMGGGGHLSNAATQLDGGTIADAKGELLNVIHKVLNQESDDDTDDDD encoded by the coding sequence ATGCAGAAGATTTTTAAGAAGATAAAGTTACCAGCGTTCATCGAAGACGTGCGCGTGCGCTACGTGTCCTTCGCCATGATTGCATTGGCTGTCGTCGGCGTTGTGATTGCCGCGCTCATTCGGCCGTGGCTCGCGGTCGCGATGTTGATTGTCCTCATCGGCCTCGTCTTTGCAGTTTTCTACGCTCTGGCAACAATTACACAAAATACGAATAAGTACATCGCAAACCTGTCGTATCGCATCAAACGGGGGGAACAAGAAGCCCTCGTCCGGATGCCAATCGGGATTATGATGTACGACAAGGATCTCACGATTCAGTGGTTGAATCCCTTCCTATCGAACTACTTTGACCAGGATGTCATCGGTCAGAGCCTGAAGGAAGTTGACTCTGACCTTGCCCAGATTATCAAAAAGGCATCTGCGAGTCAGGAGCTCACGCGCGTGCACTGGGGTGACCATCAGTTTGATGTCACCGTGCAGAGCAGCATCGGCGTTATCTACATGATGGATGTCACCCCGTACGCGAAGATTGAGGAACAGGCTGAGGATCAAAAAGTGGTCATTGGCCAGATTTTCCTCGATAACTTTGATGAAGTCACGCAGAGTTTGGATGACCAGCTGGTTTCCAACCTGAACAACTACGTCACCACGGAATTAACAAACTGGGCAACCGAGTTTGGCCTGTTTGTTAAGCGCGTGGACGACGATCACTTCATCATGATTGGCTATGCCCAGTCCTTGCAGGCAATCGTGAAGGATAAGTTCCGCGTCCTGGATACGATTCGTGAAGGAACGAGCAAGCAAAATGCCCCACTGACACTGTCCATCGGGATTGCATACGGCGACACCGATTTGTCGCAGCTGTCTCTGACCAGTCAGAGCAACTTGGACCTCGCGCTCGGGCGCGGGGGTGACCAGGTCGTGGTAAAGGCCAAGACCGGTGAAGCCAAGTTCTACGGTGGCAAGACCAACCCAATGGAAAAGCGGACGCGTGTGCGTGCCCGCATGATTTCCCAGGCGCTGCAGGAGCTGCTCAAGCAGACGGATAAGGTCTACGTTGTCGGCCATGAACGCCCGGACATGGACTCCATTGGGGCTTCACTAGGCGTGCGGCGCATTGCGCAGATGAACGGTAAGGAATGTTACGTCGTTTTGGACCCAACAAACCTGCACTCTGACGTGGAACGCCTGATGGAACACGTAGCTAGCGACCCTGAACTGGCCAACCAGATTATCACGCCTGACGCGGCCATTGCCGGCGCGACCGACAAGTCGTTGCTAGTGATGGTGGACCACAGTAAGCCATCCATTACGGAAGCACGCGGTCTGTATAACAAGCTGGAAAGTCGCGTGGTTATCCTGGATCACCATCGCCGCGGTGAGGAATTCCCTGCTAACCCGATGTTGGTTTACATCGAGCCCTATGCTAGTTCAACCTGTGAACTAATTGCGGAAATGTTTGAGTACCAGCCGCAGAGTGGTGAACCTTTGAACAAGCTGGAAGCAACTGCCATGTTGGCCGGGATTACGGTCGACACCAAGAACTTCGCGCTCCGGACCGGGACGCGGACCTTTGATGCCGCCTCGTACCTGCGCTCCATGGGGGCTGATGCCAAGCTGATTTCAGACATGCTGAAGGAAAACGTGGACAACTACATCCAGAAGAACCATCTTATCGATGGCGTTGAAATGCTGGGTGATAATATGGCATTATGTACGGGTGAGGAAGAAAAGGCATACGACCCCGTCATTGCGGCACAGGCAGCGGATACGTTGCTGTCGTTATCTGGGATTGATGCCAGCTTTGTCATCACGCGTCGCAAGGACGGCCGCATCGGAATTTCCGCGCGGAGTCTGGGCGATGTTAACGTCCAAGTCATTATGGAACGCATGGGTGGCGGTGGTCACCTGAGTAACGCAGCGACCCAGCTGGACGGCGGCACAATTGCTGACGCCAAGGGTGAACTGCTGAACGTGATTCACAAAGTTCTCAACCAAGAGAGCGATGATGACACGGACGATGATGACTAA
- a CDS encoding DMT family transporter → MNKQTKQRATRAVLGASIGACMWGVGGFCSNILFKTTAISPSWLVSVRLTVAGLLMLIFARISGIPIFDIWKHKGKRLRLIAFGLGGVFAAQLTYMLAIYYGNAAIATIMLSLVPGMITVLIAVRTRAVPRLIDTVAVIAALLGVFFLVTDGNVAHLHVAPLALFWGLGAALTGVAYTLLPRPLLNDDSPLVVVGWGLLVGSVAGNLVEPIWHVPSGVRPIGWFALAFIVLGGTFLSYALYVSSLKTIRPATAGMVGNFEPLTATTLSVIFLNLDFHFLQFAGIVIVLLAVLMMGWQPKSKRNQIQQRLRGE, encoded by the coding sequence TTGAACAAGCAAACCAAGCAGCGTGCGACCCGAGCCGTCCTCGGCGCGAGCATCGGTGCCTGCATGTGGGGTGTCGGTGGCTTTTGCTCAAACATCCTATTTAAAACAACCGCCATCAGTCCCAGCTGGCTCGTGAGCGTCCGTCTCACCGTTGCGGGGCTCCTCATGTTAATATTCGCCAGAATCAGTGGGATTCCCATTTTTGACATTTGGAAACACAAGGGCAAGCGTCTGCGCCTCATCGCCTTTGGTCTGGGCGGCGTCTTTGCAGCCCAGCTCACTTACATGCTCGCCATCTATTACGGCAACGCCGCCATCGCGACCATCATGTTGTCCCTCGTACCTGGTATGATCACGGTCCTCATCGCCGTCCGGACGCGGGCGGTGCCGCGACTGATTGACACGGTGGCTGTCATTGCCGCCCTGCTTGGCGTGTTCTTCCTGGTCACGGATGGCAACGTCGCCCACCTGCACGTTGCACCACTCGCCCTATTCTGGGGTCTCGGCGCCGCGCTAACGGGTGTGGCGTACACGCTCCTGCCGCGGCCACTACTCAATGACGACTCACCACTAGTCGTCGTCGGCTGGGGGCTCCTCGTCGGGAGTGTCGCCGGTAACCTCGTCGAACCCATCTGGCATGTACCGTCTGGCGTGCGCCCAATCGGTTGGTTCGCCCTCGCCTTCATCGTACTCGGCGGGACCTTCTTATCTTACGCGCTATACGTTTCAAGTTTGAAAACCATCCGTCCGGCAACTGCCGGCATGGTCGGTAACTTCGAGCCATTAACTGCAACCACCCTGTCCGTCATCTTCCTGAATTTGGACTTCCATTTCCTGCAATTTGCGGGCATCGTGATTGTTTTACTCGCCGTCCTGATGATGGGCTGGCAGCCGAAAAGCAAACGCAACCAAATTCAACAACGCTTGCGCGGCGAATAA
- a CDS encoding ABC transporter substrate-binding protein/permease, which produces MKQKYFWPVLIAAIISFVAIITPQQTTAATEPTYTVGTDVTFPPFEFANKNNKYVGIDIDLMKAIAKKEGFKVVIKPVGFNAAVQAVEANQMDAVIAGMSITPERKAKLAMTDPYYKSGVVMAVKSGSKVKRLSELRGKTVAVKTGTSSADYANSIAKKYGFKTVTFDDSNNVYQQVLTGNSVACFEDQPVMQYGIATGLKLKIVTKPAVSGYYGIAIADKSKAELLPKMNAGIVALKKDGTYNKIVTKYLGNGTIADQKKKNEETQESAHTFLGLLKSNWGTLMGGLQETLLLTVTAIITATIIGILIGLLGVVPNKFAQGVATTFIYIFRGLPLIVLALFIYTGIPSLTGTKIPAFIAGIVTLTLNEGAYTAAFVKGGITAVDGGQMEAARSLGLPWGKAMRRVILPQGLKIMVPSFINQFIITLKDTSILSVIGLLELTQTGKIIIARNMEGFKIWTMVALIYLIIITLLTWLSNWVQKRVRA; this is translated from the coding sequence GTGAAACAAAAATACTTCTGGCCGGTCTTAATTGCCGCCATCATCTCATTTGTCGCCATTATCACGCCGCAGCAAACTACCGCTGCGACCGAACCGACTTACACGGTCGGCACCGACGTCACCTTCCCGCCCTTTGAATTTGCCAACAAGAACAACAAGTACGTCGGCATCGACATTGACCTCATGAAGGCCATTGCCAAAAAGGAAGGCTTCAAAGTCGTCATCAAACCCGTTGGCTTCAACGCCGCCGTGCAAGCGGTCGAAGCCAACCAAATGGACGCCGTCATCGCCGGGATGAGCATCACGCCTGAACGCAAGGCCAAGCTGGCCATGACTGACCCCTACTACAAGTCTGGTGTCGTCATGGCCGTGAAGTCTGGTAGCAAGGTCAAACGCCTCTCCGAACTCCGCGGCAAGACCGTCGCCGTGAAGACCGGGACGAGCTCCGCCGATTACGCCAATTCCATTGCCAAGAAGTACGGCTTCAAAACCGTCACCTTCGACGACTCCAACAACGTCTACCAGCAGGTCCTGACCGGTAATTCGGTGGCCTGCTTCGAAGATCAGCCCGTCATGCAGTACGGGATTGCGACTGGCCTGAAGCTCAAAATTGTCACCAAGCCCGCCGTGTCTGGCTACTATGGCATCGCGATTGCGGACAAGAGTAAGGCGGAACTGCTGCCAAAGATGAACGCCGGGATTGTGGCGCTCAAGAAGGACGGCACCTACAACAAGATTGTCACCAAGTACCTCGGTAATGGAACAATTGCTGACCAGAAGAAGAAAAACGAAGAGACTCAGGAGAGTGCCCACACCTTCCTCGGCCTACTCAAGAGCAACTGGGGCACCTTGATGGGCGGCCTGCAGGAAACCCTGCTCCTGACCGTCACCGCCATTATTACCGCGACAATCATCGGGATTCTCATCGGCCTGCTCGGTGTCGTGCCAAACAAATTTGCGCAAGGCGTCGCGACCACGTTTATCTATATTTTCCGCGGTTTGCCACTGATTGTGCTCGCCCTGTTCATTTACACCGGGATTCCGAGCCTGACTGGGACCAAGATTCCTGCCTTCATCGCCGGGATTGTCACCCTGACGCTCAACGAAGGGGCCTACACCGCCGCCTTCGTGAAGGGTGGCATTACGGCCGTCGATGGTGGTCAAATGGAAGCCGCGCGCTCCCTGGGGCTGCCATGGGGTAAGGCAATGCGGCGCGTCATCTTGCCACAAGGATTGAAGATTATGGTACCTTCTTTCATCAACCAATTCATCATTACCCTGAAGGATACCTCGATTCTATCCGTCATTGGCCTGCTAGAATTGACGCAAACTGGTAAAATTATTATTGCGCGCAACATGGAAGGCTTTAAGATCTGGACCATGGTCGCACTCATTTACCTCATCATCATTACTTTGCTGACCTGGCTGTCCAATTGGGTTCAAAAGCGCGTCCGTGCATAA
- a CDS encoding amino acid ABC transporter ATP-binding protein, whose protein sequence is MKQTRVEMKDVRKNYGSNEVIKGVNLKVEDNEVVVLIGPSGAGKSTVLRMINGLETTTSGEIIIDGEDIAHPGVNIDKVREKIGMVFQHFNLFPNMSVIDNVTLAPIELGKMSKDEAKKFGLQLLETVGLSEKANANPESLSGGQKQRVAIARALAMKPDIMLFDEPTSALDPEMVGDVLEVMRNLAKEGMTMVIVTHEMGFAREVADRVVFFGDGDILEQGTPEQIFDHPQHERLQGFLSKVMNA, encoded by the coding sequence ATGAAACAAACACGAGTTGAAATGAAAGACGTCCGCAAAAACTACGGTAGCAACGAAGTCATCAAGGGCGTCAATCTCAAAGTCGAAGATAACGAAGTCGTTGTGCTCATCGGCCCATCTGGTGCGGGTAAAAGTACCGTCCTGCGCATGATTAATGGGCTGGAGACCACCACTTCTGGCGAAATCATCATTGATGGCGAAGACATTGCCCACCCTGGCGTCAATATCGACAAGGTCCGCGAAAAAATTGGGATGGTGTTCCAGCACTTCAACCTGTTCCCCAACATGTCCGTCATCGACAACGTCACCCTGGCACCCATCGAACTTGGCAAGATGAGCAAGGACGAGGCCAAGAAATTTGGCTTACAGCTCCTGGAAACGGTCGGCCTGAGTGAAAAAGCCAACGCCAATCCGGAATCTCTGTCTGGGGGTCAAAAGCAGCGTGTCGCCATTGCCCGTGCTTTGGCAATGAAGCCCGACATCATGCTGTTTGACGAGCCCACCAGTGCGCTGGATCCCGAAATGGTCGGGGACGTTCTGGAAGTTATGCGTAACCTGGCGAAGGAAGGCATGACCATGGTGATTGTCACGCACGAAATGGGCTTTGCCCGTGAAGTGGCCGACCGCGTTGTCTTCTTCGGTGATGGTGACATTCTCGAACAGGGCACACCCGAACAAATCTTTGACCACCCGCAGCACGAACGGCTTCAGGGCTTCCTGAGCAAGGTTATGAACGCCTAA
- a CDS encoding ABC transporter substrate-binding protein/permease gives MLALFAALAIITPQPTAAKEKTYVFGTDVTYAPFEFADKNNKYVGIDIDLINAIAKEEGFKVVVKPLGFNAAVQALEAKQIDGVIAGMTITPERSAKFDMSIPYYPTGPVAAVAKGSAIKSMKDLRGKRVAIKTGTAAADYANSIKKKYGFSTVTFDDSNNMYQDVATGNSVACFDDQPVLQYAIATGEKLHILAKPTTVKYYGVALNKGRKDDLAAKVNAGIRKTKKDGTYNKIVAKYLGNGTVKSQRAKNAKTQDKSHTFFGLLRENWGTLMGGLGETMLVTVVAIVFATIVGIIIGLLGVVPNAFARGVSTTFIYIFRGLPLLVLALFIYTGIPSLTGTKIPAFVAGIITLTLNEGAYTAAFVKGGITAVDGGQMEAARSLGLPWGKAMRRVVLPQGLKIMVPSFVNQFIITLKDTSILSIIGILELTQTGKIIIARNMEGFKIWTMVALIYLIIITLLTWLSHWVQRKLNV, from the coding sequence CTGCTCGCATTATTTGCAGCACTGGCCATCATCACCCCGCAGCCAACCGCCGCGAAGGAAAAAACCTACGTCTTCGGTACCGACGTGACCTATGCGCCCTTCGAATTTGCCGACAAGAACAACAAGTACGTCGGAATCGACATTGACCTGATCAACGCCATTGCCAAAGAAGAGGGCTTCAAGGTTGTCGTCAAGCCGCTTGGTTTCAACGCCGCAGTGCAGGCGCTAGAGGCCAAGCAAATTGACGGGGTCATCGCCGGTATGACGATTACGCCCGAGCGTAGCGCCAAGTTCGACATGTCCATCCCCTACTACCCCACCGGCCCAGTCGCCGCGGTAGCAAAGGGCTCGGCCATCAAGAGCATGAAGGACCTGCGTGGCAAGCGTGTCGCCATTAAAACGGGGACCGCTGCGGCCGATTACGCCAATTCAATCAAGAAGAAGTACGGCTTTAGCACTGTCACCTTTGACGACTCCAACAACATGTATCAGGACGTCGCCACGGGGAACTCGGTCGCCTGCTTTGATGATCAGCCGGTTTTGCAATACGCCATTGCCACGGGTGAGAAACTGCACATCCTGGCCAAGCCAACGACCGTTAAGTACTACGGGGTTGCGCTAAATAAGGGGCGCAAAGATGATTTGGCCGCAAAGGTCAACGCCGGGATTCGCAAGACGAAGAAGGACGGTACCTATAACAAGATTGTCGCCAAGTACCTTGGCAACGGCACGGTGAAGAGCCAACGCGCCAAAAACGCCAAGACCCAGGACAAGAGTCACACCTTCTTTGGTCTGTTGCGTGAAAACTGGGGCACACTCATGGGTGGGCTCGGCGAAACAATGCTCGTCACGGTCGTTGCCATCGTGTTTGCCACGATTGTCGGGATTATCATTGGCTTGCTCGGTGTCGTTCCTAACGCCTTTGCGCGCGGCGTCTCGACCACCTTCATCTACATCTTCCGTGGCCTGCCACTCTTGGTACTCGCCCTGTTCATCTACACGGGGATTCCAAGTCTGACCGGCACGAAGATTCCTGCGTTTGTCGCCGGTATTATCACGCTGACGCTCAACGAAGGGGCGTACACGGCCGCGTTCGTGAAGGGTGGCATTACTGCCGTCGACGGTGGACAAATGGAAGCCGCACGCTCCCTGGGCCTGCCGTGGGGTAAAGCGATGCGCCGCGTTGTCCTGCCGCAAGGACTGAAGATAATGGTGCCATCCTTCGTCAACCAGTTCATCATCACGCTGAAGGACACGTCCATCTTGTCGATTATCGGCATCCTGGAACTCACGCAGACCGGGAAAATCATCATCGCCCGGAACATGGAAGGGTTCAAAATCTGGACCATGGTTGCCTTGATTTACCTGATTATCATTACGCTACTGACCTGGTTGTCGCACTGGGTGCAGCGAAAATTGAACGTATAA